One genomic window of Ziziphus jujuba cultivar Dongzao chromosome 4, ASM3175591v1 includes the following:
- the LOC107415889 gene encoding uncharacterized protein LOC107415889 isoform X2 translates to MATKRNVQYSRLPTDEDIGYDGSQSDTRFDYSPKAFDKVPWKSIALALFLLCLGSLLLFLSYFIFTGHMGGERSQAYGLLALGILTFLPGFYETRIAYYSWRGAKGYRFASIPDY, encoded by the exons ATGGCAACTAAGCGCAATGTTCAGTACAGCCGTCTTCCTACTGATGAGGATATTGGTTATGATGGAAGCCAATCTGATACTCGGTTTGACTATTCACCGAAAGCCTTTGACAAAGTCCCATGGAAATCGATTGCCCTGGCTCTTTTCTTGCTGTGTCTTGGGTCATTGCTTCTCTTCCTTTCGTATTTCATTTTTACCGGTCACATGGGAGGAGAAAGGTCCCAAGCTTATGGCCTCTTAGCTCTCGGGATACTCACCTTCCTCCCAG GCTTTTATGAGACACGGATTGCCTATTATTCGTGGAGAGGTGCAAAAGGTTATCGGTTTGCTTCAATTCCTGACTATTAG
- the LOC107415944 gene encoding SNF1-related protein kinase catalytic subunit alpha KIN10 isoform X1, with the protein MDGSTARGGSNVDMFLPNYKLGKTLGIGSFGKVKIAEHALTGHKVAVKILNRRKIKNMEMEEKVRREIKILRLFMHPHIIRLYEVIETPSDIYVVMEYVKSGELFDYIVEKGRLQEDEARNFFQQIISGVEYCHRNMVVHRDLKPENLLLDSKCNVKIADFGLSNIMRDGHFLKTSCGSPNYAAPEVISGKLYAGPEVDVWSCGVILYALLCGTLPFDDENIPNLFKKIKGGIYTLPSHLSPGARDLIPRMLVVDPMKRVTIPEIRQHPWFQAHLPRYLAVPPPDTMQQAKKIDEEILQEVVKMGFDRNQLVESLRNRVQNEGTVAYYLLLDNRFRVSSGYLGAEFQEAMEQSFNRMQQSEPAASPVGHRLSGYADYQGMGLRQQLPVEKKWALGLQSRAHPREIMTEVLKALQELHVGWKKIGHYNMKCRWIPCIPGHNEGMVNNNVHSNHYFGDESTIIETDGVMKAPNVVKFEVQLYKTREEKYLLDLQRVHGPQFLFLDLCAAFLAQLRVL; encoded by the exons ATGGATGGATCAACTGCCCGAGGGGGTAGCAATGTGGATATGTTTTTACCAAATTACAAGCTTGGGAAAACACTTGGGATTGGTTCTTTTGGCAAGGTCAAAATCGCAGAGCATGCGTTGACTGGCCATAAAGTTGCTGTCAAGATCCTGAACCGGCGCAAGATAAAAAACatggaaatggaagaaaaag TGAGAagagaaatcaaaatattaagatTGTTTATGCATCCTCACATTATACGATTGTATGAGGTTATAGAGACACCTTCAGACATTTATGTTGTGATGGAGTATGTTAAGTCTGGAGAGCTCTTTGATTATATTGTAGAGAAAGGTAGATTGCAGGAAGATGAAGCTCGTAACTTTTTTCAGCAG ATAATTTCTGGAGTGGAGTACTGCCATAGGAATATGGTGGTTCATAGAGACCTTAAACCTGAGAATTTGCTTTTGGATTCCAAATGCAATGTTAAAATAGCTGATTTTGGTCTGAGCAATATAATGCGTGATGGTCATTTTCTGAAGACCAGTTGTGGAAGCCCAAATTATGCTGCCCCAGAG gttATCTCTGGGAAGTTGTATGCTGGGCCTGAAGTAGATGTCTGGAGCTGTGGTGTTATATTGTATGCTCTTCTTTGTGGGACACTTCCTTTTGACGATGAAAACATTCCAAACCTATTCAAGAAAATTAAG GGTGGGATATACACTCTTCCAAGTCATTTATCACCTGGTGCAAGAGACTTGATCCCAAGGATGCTTGTGGTTGATCCAATGAAGAGAGTGACCATTCCGGAGATTCGCCAGCATCCATGGTTCCAGGCTCATCTTCCACGTTATTTAGCTGTGCCCCCACCAGATACGATGCAACAAGCCAAAAAG ATTGATGAAGAGATTCTTCAGGAGGTGGTTAAGATGGGCTTTGACAGGAATCAACTGGTCGAATCTCTTCGCAACAGAGTACAAAATGAG GGTACTGTTGCATACTATTTGCTACTGGATAACCGATTCCGTGTTTCCAGTGGCTATCTTGGAGCTGAGTTCCAGGAAGCCAtg GAACAGAGTTTCAACCGAATGCAACAAAGTGAGCCTGCTGCTTCCCCTGTTGGGCATCGTCTTTCAGGATATGCAGATTATCAAGGGATGGGACTGAGACAACAGTTGCCTGTGGAAAAGAAATGGGCGCTTGGACTTCAG TCTCGAGCCCACCCTCGTGAAATAATGACAGAAGTTCTTAAAGCTTTGCAAGAATTGCATGTTGGTTGGAAAAAGATTGGACATTATAACATGAAGTGTAGGTGGATTCCTTGCATTCCTGGACATAATGAAGGCATGGTTAACAATAATGTGCACAGTAATCATTACTTTGGGGATGAGTCCACAATCATTGAAACTGATGGTGTTATGAAGGCGCCAAATGTGGTGAAATTTgaagtgcag CTTTACAAAACTCGGGAGGAGAAGTATCTGCTTGATCTGCAAAGGGTACACGGTCCGCAGTTCCTGTTCTTGGATCTTTGTGCTGCCTTCCTTGCGCAGTTGCGTGTTCTTTAG
- the LOC107415944 gene encoding SNF1-related protein kinase catalytic subunit alpha KIN10 isoform X2, producing MDGSTARGGSNVDMFLPNYKLGKTLGIGSFGKVKIAEHALTGHKVAVKILNRRKIKNMEMEEKVRREIKILRLFMHPHIIRLYEVIETPSDIYVVMEYVKSGELFDYIVEKGRLQEDEARNFFQQIISGVEYCHRNMVVHRDLKPENLLLDSKCNVKIADFGLSNIMRDGHFLKTSCGSPNYAAPEVISGKLYAGPEVDVWSCGVILYALLCGTLPFDDENIPNLFKKIKGGIYTLPSHLSPGARDLIPRMLVVDPMKRVTIPEIRQHPWFQAHLPRYLAVPPPDTMQQAKKIDEEILQEVVKMGFDRNQLVESLRNRVQNEGTVAYYLLLDNRFRVSSGYLGAEFQEAMSFNRMQQSEPAASPVGHRLSGYADYQGMGLRQQLPVEKKWALGLQSRAHPREIMTEVLKALQELHVGWKKIGHYNMKCRWIPCIPGHNEGMVNNNVHSNHYFGDESTIIETDGVMKAPNVVKFEVQLYKTREEKYLLDLQRVHGPQFLFLDLCAAFLAQLRVL from the exons ATGGATGGATCAACTGCCCGAGGGGGTAGCAATGTGGATATGTTTTTACCAAATTACAAGCTTGGGAAAACACTTGGGATTGGTTCTTTTGGCAAGGTCAAAATCGCAGAGCATGCGTTGACTGGCCATAAAGTTGCTGTCAAGATCCTGAACCGGCGCAAGATAAAAAACatggaaatggaagaaaaag TGAGAagagaaatcaaaatattaagatTGTTTATGCATCCTCACATTATACGATTGTATGAGGTTATAGAGACACCTTCAGACATTTATGTTGTGATGGAGTATGTTAAGTCTGGAGAGCTCTTTGATTATATTGTAGAGAAAGGTAGATTGCAGGAAGATGAAGCTCGTAACTTTTTTCAGCAG ATAATTTCTGGAGTGGAGTACTGCCATAGGAATATGGTGGTTCATAGAGACCTTAAACCTGAGAATTTGCTTTTGGATTCCAAATGCAATGTTAAAATAGCTGATTTTGGTCTGAGCAATATAATGCGTGATGGTCATTTTCTGAAGACCAGTTGTGGAAGCCCAAATTATGCTGCCCCAGAG gttATCTCTGGGAAGTTGTATGCTGGGCCTGAAGTAGATGTCTGGAGCTGTGGTGTTATATTGTATGCTCTTCTTTGTGGGACACTTCCTTTTGACGATGAAAACATTCCAAACCTATTCAAGAAAATTAAG GGTGGGATATACACTCTTCCAAGTCATTTATCACCTGGTGCAAGAGACTTGATCCCAAGGATGCTTGTGGTTGATCCAATGAAGAGAGTGACCATTCCGGAGATTCGCCAGCATCCATGGTTCCAGGCTCATCTTCCACGTTATTTAGCTGTGCCCCCACCAGATACGATGCAACAAGCCAAAAAG ATTGATGAAGAGATTCTTCAGGAGGTGGTTAAGATGGGCTTTGACAGGAATCAACTGGTCGAATCTCTTCGCAACAGAGTACAAAATGAG GGTACTGTTGCATACTATTTGCTACTGGATAACCGATTCCGTGTTTCCAGTGGCTATCTTGGAGCTGAGTTCCAGGAAGCCAtg AGTTTCAACCGAATGCAACAAAGTGAGCCTGCTGCTTCCCCTGTTGGGCATCGTCTTTCAGGATATGCAGATTATCAAGGGATGGGACTGAGACAACAGTTGCCTGTGGAAAAGAAATGGGCGCTTGGACTTCAG TCTCGAGCCCACCCTCGTGAAATAATGACAGAAGTTCTTAAAGCTTTGCAAGAATTGCATGTTGGTTGGAAAAAGATTGGACATTATAACATGAAGTGTAGGTGGATTCCTTGCATTCCTGGACATAATGAAGGCATGGTTAACAATAATGTGCACAGTAATCATTACTTTGGGGATGAGTCCACAATCATTGAAACTGATGGTGTTATGAAGGCGCCAAATGTGGTGAAATTTgaagtgcag CTTTACAAAACTCGGGAGGAGAAGTATCTGCTTGATCTGCAAAGGGTACACGGTCCGCAGTTCCTGTTCTTGGATCTTTGTGCTGCCTTCCTTGCGCAGTTGCGTGTTCTTTAG
- the LOC107415889 gene encoding uncharacterized protein LOC107415889 isoform X1 — protein sequence MATKRNVQYSRLPTDEDIGYDGSQSDTRFDYSPKAFDKVPWKSIALALFLLCLGSLLLFLSYFIFTGHMGGERSQAYGLLALGILTFLPGGWWADHFVEIVGTGFYETRIAYYSWRGAKGYRFASIPDY from the exons ATGGCAACTAAGCGCAATGTTCAGTACAGCCGTCTTCCTACTGATGAGGATATTGGTTATGATGGAAGCCAATCTGATACTCGGTTTGACTATTCACCGAAAGCCTTTGACAAAGTCCCATGGAAATCGATTGCCCTGGCTCTTTTCTTGCTGTGTCTTGGGTCATTGCTTCTCTTCCTTTCGTATTTCATTTTTACCGGTCACATGGGAGGAGAAAGGTCCCAAGCTTATGGCCTCTTAGCTCTCGGGATACTCACCTTCCTCCCAG GAGGTTGGTGGGCTGACCACTTTGTTGAAATTGTGGGTACAGGCTTTTATGAGACACGGATTGCCTATTATTCGTGGAGAGGTGCAAAAGGTTATCGGTTTGCTTCAATTCCTGACTATTAG
- the LOC107415911 gene encoding ethylene-responsive transcription factor ERN1 yields MARKRKAGEQGLVEDKNCSNEGNIGNWNEMVKEAAAAAALGGARRARKRFVGVRQRPSGRWVAEIKDTIQKIRVWLGTFDTAEEAARAYDEAACLLRGANTRTNFWPCSPSSSSSPALPSKITNLLLQRLKARNNSAAANVAAASSSSSSFSSLASNHQQKQHSEEEEDADFTQFTDFLNDPEDYTPSNNNTMNISQTTIDYMTSSFESCLNGKEEGVHMDSGPSDGGQSSSGEGINSGAEEDGEEEEEEGNGDVGLLDFQFVDDVGSSCYYSPFEIAEEIVEPVEPADSYYGDEPSMLREAMKRMKYERKFSASLYAFNGIPECLKLKLEGGRNVKGRGRRSEQLTSLQKACCKKNEKEMAKQECVQVMGKKEEEKPECSNEMGSSSSSSSSSSSSNLSNDGELLLWSSLDLPPICSVN; encoded by the coding sequence atggCAAGAAAGAGAAAGGCAGGAGAGCAAGGACTAGTGGAAGACAAGAATTGTAGCAATGAAGGAAACattggtaattggaatgagatgGTGAAGGAGGCTGCCGCAGCTGCCGCGCTAGGAGGAGCAAGGAGAGCTCGAAAGCGATTCGTTGGAGTCAGACAAAGGCCATCAGGCAGGTGGGTGGCCGAGATCAAGGACACCATACAGAAGATAAGAGTTTGGCTTGGGACATTTGATACAGCAGAGGAAGCAGCCAGAGCATATGATGAAGCAGCATGCTTGCTTAGAGGTGCCAATACCAGGACAAATTTCTGGCCTTGCTCtccttcttcctcttcctctcctGCTCTTCCTTCCAAGATTACCAATCTTCTCCTCCAGAGGCTCAAAGCAAGGAACAACTCTGCTGCTGCTAATGTTgctgctgcttcttcttcttcttcttctttttcttctttggcAAGCAACCATCAACAAAAGCAACAttcagaggaagaagaagatgctGATTTTACCCAATTCACTGATTTCCTTAATGATCCTGAAGATTATACCCCCAGCAACAATAACACCATGAATATTAGCCAAACCACCATTGACTACATGACATCGAGCTTCGAATCCTGTCTGAATGGAAAGGAGGAAGGAGTGCATATGGATTCTGGTCCAAGTGACGGTGGACAGAGTTCAAGTGGGGAAGGAATTAATTCTGGAGCTGAAgaagatggagaagaagaagaagaagaaggaaatggAGATGTGGGTTTGTTGGATTTCCAATTTGTGGATGATGTTGGATCATCTTGCTACTATTCCCCTTTTGAGATTGCTGAAGAGATAGTTGAACCAGTGGAGCCTGCAGACAGCTATTATGGAGATGAGCCTTCTATGCTTAGAGAAGCAATGAAGAGGATGAAATATGAGAGGAAGTTCTCAGCTTCTCTATATGCTTTCAATGGAATTCCAGAATGCTTGAAGTTAAAGCTAGAAGGAGGAAGGAATGTGAAGGGAAGAGGAAGAAGGTCTGAACAATTAACTAGTCTGCAAAAAGCATGTTGTAAGAAGAATGAAAAGGAGATGGCAAAACAGGAATGTGTGCAAGTGAtgggaaagaaagaagaggaaaaaccagaatgtTCAAACGAAATgggatcttcttcttcttcttcttcttcttcctcctcctcaAATTTGAGCAATGATGGTGAACTTTTGCTATGGAGCTCGCTTGATCTTCCGCCCATATGCTCTGTTAACTAA
- the LOC107415898 gene encoding uncharacterized protein LOC107415898 isoform X1 — protein MKINISVFFFLIQQIKFSSERPILHRFSSVLVGKKIMEEKMTKIMRKSIFIFLKYFHYFSTTTVLLLLPFSALVLISCQALSYSNSSPFPNTHAAGFPAFSKFVLLFLNKSFYQTFFSSILIIPFSLSSFLIAKASIIQVLKTHHEPSLPTFSSCFSIYKPLLLTHLCNMLFSITANIVAIFILFIASGFLHGILQLLTRTVLYAFLTQTIVLCNLALVVSGMENCTSYRAIYNASILRRGTNSMALFLALPTHLALASIEALFCYRVIKDYDDRGGRPSFGCTSNSFTDETNGLCDRIKLAKEEDSCHSSANLRILIFP, from the exons ATGAAAATAAATATCAgtgtctttttctttcttatccaACAGATAAAATTTTCATCTGAGAGACCTATTTTGCATCGATTTTCTTCCGTTTTGGTTGGGAAGAAAATTATGGAGGAAAAGATGACAAAGATCATGAGGAAATCAATCTTCATCTTCCTCAAGTATTTTCACTACTTCTCCACCACAACAGTGCTTCTTTTGCTTCCCTTCTCAGCCTTAGTTCTCATAAGCTGTCAAGCCCTTTCCTATTCAAATTCATCCCCTTTTCCCAACACCCATGCTGCAGGATTTCCTGCCTTCTCCAAATTTGTTCTGCTTTTTCTCAATAAGAGCTTCTATCAAACTTTCTTCTCCTCAATTTTGATAAttccattttctctctcctcgtTTCTGATCGCAAAAGCTTCTATAATCCAAGTTCTAAAAACCCACCATGAACCATCTCTTCCAACCTTTTCCTCCTGCTTCTCAATCTACAAGCCTCTCCTCCTAACCCACCTCTGCAACATGCTTTTCAGCATCACTGCCAACATAGTTGCAATTTTTATCCTCTTTATAGCTTCTGGGTTCTTACATGGTATCCTTCAACTACTAACCAGAACTGTTCTCTATGCCTTTCTGACCCAAACCATTGTTCTCTGCAACTTAGCTTTGGTTGTGTCAGGGATGGAGAATTGCACTAGCTATCGAGCAATATATAATGCTTCTATACTAAGAAGAGGAACAAATTCGATGGCTTTGTTTCTGGCTCTCCCTACCCATTTGGCTCTTGCTTCAATAGAGGCCTTGTTCTGCTACAGGGTGATAAAAGATTATGATGACCGTGGTGGGAGACCAAGTTTTG GCTGCACATCTAATTCTTTTACAGATGAAACCAATGGGCTTTGTGATCGGATTAAGCTTGCCAAAGAGGAGGACAGTTGCCATTCTTCTGCAAACTTGAGAATTTTGATATTTCCATGA
- the LOC107415898 gene encoding uncharacterized protein LOC107415898 isoform X2 produces the protein MKINISVFFFLIQQIKFSSERPILHRFSSVLVGKKIMEEKMTKIMRKSIFIFLKYFHYFSTTTVLLLLPFSALVLISCQALSYSNSSPFPNTHAAGFPAFSKFVLLFLNKSFYQTFFSSILIIPFSLSSFLIAKASIIQVLKTHHEPSLPTFSSCFSIYKPLLLTHLCNMLFSITANIVAIFILFIASGFLHGILQLLTRTVLYAFLTQTIVLCNLALVVSGMENCTSYRAIYNASILRRGTNSMALFLALPTHLALASIEALFCYRVIKDYDDRGGRPSFDETNGLCDRIKLAKEEDSCHSSANLRILIFP, from the exons ATGAAAATAAATATCAgtgtctttttctttcttatccaACAGATAAAATTTTCATCTGAGAGACCTATTTTGCATCGATTTTCTTCCGTTTTGGTTGGGAAGAAAATTATGGAGGAAAAGATGACAAAGATCATGAGGAAATCAATCTTCATCTTCCTCAAGTATTTTCACTACTTCTCCACCACAACAGTGCTTCTTTTGCTTCCCTTCTCAGCCTTAGTTCTCATAAGCTGTCAAGCCCTTTCCTATTCAAATTCATCCCCTTTTCCCAACACCCATGCTGCAGGATTTCCTGCCTTCTCCAAATTTGTTCTGCTTTTTCTCAATAAGAGCTTCTATCAAACTTTCTTCTCCTCAATTTTGATAAttccattttctctctcctcgtTTCTGATCGCAAAAGCTTCTATAATCCAAGTTCTAAAAACCCACCATGAACCATCTCTTCCAACCTTTTCCTCCTGCTTCTCAATCTACAAGCCTCTCCTCCTAACCCACCTCTGCAACATGCTTTTCAGCATCACTGCCAACATAGTTGCAATTTTTATCCTCTTTATAGCTTCTGGGTTCTTACATGGTATCCTTCAACTACTAACCAGAACTGTTCTCTATGCCTTTCTGACCCAAACCATTGTTCTCTGCAACTTAGCTTTGGTTGTGTCAGGGATGGAGAATTGCACTAGCTATCGAGCAATATATAATGCTTCTATACTAAGAAGAGGAACAAATTCGATGGCTTTGTTTCTGGCTCTCCCTACCCATTTGGCTCTTGCTTCAATAGAGGCCTTGTTCTGCTACAGGGTGATAAAAGATTATGATGACCGTGGTGGGAGACCAAGTTTTG ATGAAACCAATGGGCTTTGTGATCGGATTAAGCTTGCCAAAGAGGAGGACAGTTGCCATTCTTCTGCAAACTTGAGAATTTTGATATTTCCATGA